The Corallococcus exiguus genome has a segment encoding these proteins:
- a CDS encoding DUF488 domain-containing protein: MPWTNGVRTRVDIRTVPRSRTIPRFNVDVLGRTLARAGVEHLHLTALGRLRRARKDSPNAAWRSLSFRGYADDGGLRARAGGAARGCAAIARWWRMRSGRGASW, encoded by the coding sequence ATGCCGTGGACGAACGGCGTGCGGACGCGGGTGGACATCCGCACGGTGCCCCGCTCCCGCACGATCCCGCGGTTCAACGTGGACGTGCTGGGAAGGACGCTGGCACGGGCGGGGGTCGAGCACCTGCACCTGACAGCGCTCGGTAGGCTGCGGCGTGCGCGCAAGGACTCGCCCAATGCAGCCTGGCGCAGCCTGAGCTTTCGCGGCTACGCGGATGACGGAGGACTTCGCGCAAGGGCTGGGGGCGCTGCGCGAGGTTGCGCTGCCATCGCTCGCTGGTGGCGGATGCGCTCTGGGCGCGGGGCGTCCTGGTGA
- a CDS encoding Cof-type HAD-IIB family hydrolase — MTIKLLIADVDGTMVTRDKILTPRTCEAVARLRASGIQFTLTSGRPPRGMAALVAPLKLTAPLAAFNGGVYVKPDLTTVLAQRTLPPAIARQAVDFMLQAGLDVWVYQGAEWFLRAPEAFRVARERSNVGFDPVVIADLYGVLDAVIKLVGVSEDTARVARCEAELALRLGTDASAARSTPYYVDVTHPEANKGMVVREAARLLGLPLEQIAAIGDMANDLPMLSIAGMGIAMGNASPEVQGPARHVTRTNDEEGFAHAVDTFILGQPPLARTKLGLPPRARACLFSLDGVLTQTASLHARAWKQLCDYYLRQRARSSRQPFIPFDLVRDYSRYFDARPPLEGLHAFLDARGIELPESTVHALNDRKGELLVELLRQERVETYEGTVRYVQAARAAGLRTAAVSASRHGAELLQSAGIPDLFDARLDATQPPELYLAAVRALGADAEEAVIFEDTPTGVAAARAAHFAYVIGVDRVGRPAELRRHGADLVVADPAVLLGQDEAS; from the coding sequence ATGACCATCAAGTTGCTCATCGCGGACGTCGACGGGACGATGGTGACGCGGGACAAGATCCTCACCCCGCGAACCTGCGAGGCCGTCGCTCGGCTGCGCGCCAGCGGCATCCAGTTCACCCTCACGAGCGGGCGGCCGCCGCGTGGGATGGCAGCGCTGGTGGCTCCGCTGAAGCTCACCGCACCCCTGGCTGCCTTCAACGGTGGCGTGTACGTCAAGCCCGATCTCACGACGGTGCTGGCGCAGCGGACCCTGCCGCCCGCCATTGCCAGACAGGCCGTCGACTTCATGCTCCAGGCCGGCCTGGATGTCTGGGTCTACCAGGGGGCGGAGTGGTTCCTCCGCGCCCCCGAGGCCTTCCGCGTGGCGCGCGAGCGGAGCAACGTCGGGTTCGACCCGGTCGTCATCGCTGACCTGTACGGCGTGCTCGATGCAGTCATCAAGCTCGTCGGGGTGAGCGAGGACACGGCGCGGGTCGCGCGCTGCGAGGCGGAGCTCGCCTTGCGGCTGGGAACCGATGCGTCGGCGGCACGTTCGACGCCGTACTACGTCGACGTCACGCACCCTGAAGCGAACAAGGGGATGGTCGTCCGCGAGGCCGCGCGTCTGCTCGGGCTTCCCCTGGAGCAGATAGCGGCCATCGGGGACATGGCCAACGACCTGCCCATGTTGAGCATCGCCGGCATGGGCATCGCCATGGGCAACGCCAGCCCGGAGGTCCAAGGGCCCGCGCGCCACGTCACGCGCACCAACGACGAGGAGGGATTCGCCCACGCGGTGGACACCTTCATCCTGGGCCAGCCGCCCCTCGCGCGGACGAAGCTGGGGCTTCCGCCGCGCGCGCGCGCCTGCCTCTTCAGCCTCGACGGCGTCCTCACCCAGACCGCCAGCCTCCACGCCCGGGCCTGGAAGCAGCTGTGCGACTACTACCTGCGGCAGCGGGCGCGCTCCTCGCGGCAGCCCTTCATCCCCTTCGACCTGGTGCGCGACTACAGCCGCTACTTCGACGCCAGGCCGCCCCTGGAAGGCCTCCATGCGTTCCTCGACGCCCGCGGCATCGAACTGCCGGAGAGCACGGTCCACGCGCTGAACGACCGCAAGGGAGAACTCCTGGTGGAACTGCTCCGGCAGGAGCGGGTGGAGACGTATGAGGGGACGGTCCGCTACGTCCAGGCGGCGCGCGCCGCGGGACTCCGGACCGCGGCCGTCTCCGCGAGCAGGCACGGCGCGGAGCTGCTCCAGTCAGCCGGCATCCCGGACCTCTTCGACGCGCGGCTGGACGCCACGCAGCCCCCCGAGCTCTACCTCGCGGCCGTCCGGGCCCTGGGGGCCGATGCCGAGGAAGCGGTCATCTTCGAGGACACGCCCACCGGCGTCGCGGCCGCGCGGGCAGCCCACTTCGCCTATGTCATTGGCGTCGACAGGGTGGGCCGGCCCGCCGAGCTGCGCCGCCACGGCGCGGACCTCGTGGTGGCGGACCCCGCTGTCCTTCTGGGGCAGGACGAGGCCTCCTGA
- the cydB gene encoding cytochrome d ubiquinol oxidase subunit II: protein MELNTLWFCLIAVLWTGYLVLEGFDFGVGMWLSVLGKTPAERRAVLRTIGPVWDGNEVWLLTAGGATFAAFPEWYATLFSGFYLPLFLILVALIVRGVGLEFRSKLESPRWQRRWEQAIQVGSWVPALLWGVAFANIVRGVPLDANHQFTGTFLGLLSPFALLGGLATTLLFLSHGAVFVALKTQGTLRTRALGWARRMALPTLGVSGAFGLWTQVRYSVAWTWPVLGFVALALGAAALSVWREREGWSFTFSCLAIAGVVVLLFGSLFPDVMPALEPAHSLTVQNASSTPYTLRIMTYVAVALVPFVLAYQGWTYWVFRQRVTVDELNPALGEG, encoded by the coding sequence ATGGAACTGAATACACTCTGGTTCTGTCTCATCGCGGTCCTCTGGACGGGCTACCTCGTGCTCGAAGGTTTCGATTTCGGCGTGGGGATGTGGCTCTCCGTCCTGGGCAAGACCCCGGCGGAGCGCCGCGCGGTGCTGCGCACGATTGGCCCGGTCTGGGATGGCAATGAGGTGTGGCTGCTCACCGCCGGGGGCGCGACGTTCGCGGCCTTCCCGGAGTGGTACGCGACGCTCTTCTCCGGCTTCTACCTGCCGCTCTTCCTGATTCTCGTCGCGTTGATCGTCCGCGGCGTCGGGCTGGAGTTCCGCTCCAAGCTGGAGAGCCCCCGGTGGCAGCGCCGCTGGGAGCAGGCGATCCAGGTGGGGTCGTGGGTCCCCGCGCTGCTCTGGGGTGTCGCCTTCGCGAACATCGTGCGCGGGGTGCCACTCGACGCGAATCATCAGTTCACCGGGACGTTCCTCGGCCTCCTGTCTCCGTTCGCGCTGCTCGGCGGCCTGGCCACCACCTTGCTCTTTCTCAGCCACGGCGCGGTCTTCGTCGCGCTGAAGACCCAGGGCACGCTGCGGACGCGGGCGCTTGGCTGGGCCCGGCGGATGGCGCTGCCCACGCTCGGCGTCAGCGGTGCCTTCGGCCTGTGGACGCAGGTGCGTTACTCGGTGGCCTGGACGTGGCCGGTGCTGGGGTTCGTGGCTCTGGCGCTGGGGGCGGCGGCGCTGAGCGTCTGGCGGGAGCGGGAGGGCTGGTCCTTCACCTTCAGCTGTCTGGCCATCGCGGGCGTGGTCGTGCTGCTCTTCGGCTCGCTCTTTCCGGACGTGATGCCAGCGCTCGAGCCGGCGCACTCGCTCACCGTCCAGAACGCCTCGAGCACCCCCTACACGCTGCGGATCATGACCTACGTCGCCGTCGCGCTGGTGCCGTTCGTACTGGCCTACCAGGGCTGGACCTACTGGGTCTTCCGCCAGCGCGTCACCGTCGACGAGCTCAACCCGGCGCTGGGAGAGGGCTGA
- a CDS encoding cytochrome ubiquinol oxidase subunit I, with amino-acid sequence MTSLELARWQFGITTVYHFIFVPLTIGLAPLVALLQTLWVVTRKPGWLRLTRLFGKLFLINFALGVVTGIVQEFQFGMNWSEYARFVGDVFGAPLAMEALAAFFIESTFLGLWIFGWKQLPRALHLASIWLVAFAVNLSAYFILAANSFMQHPVGARFNPATGRAEMTDILAVLTNNTVLVAFPHTVTSAFLVAGTFVAGVCGWLMVRSSQSGEAAAAQTFRGGLRLGLVTVIVSGIGVAVSGDAQAKLMFEQQPMKMAAAEALCDGRAGAPFSLLAVGDLNNDCRGVRHLLEIPGLTSYLARADFQAPLEGVNDVQKRYEERYGAGPDYAPNLAVTYWSFRLMIGLGVGSAALALFGFWLTRGGVASNSERFARLSLAALPTPFLACSFGWIFTEMGRQPWLVAPNPTGVDALRLLTASGVSTAVSPAMVWTTLIGFTCVYGALAAVWFYLMRHFVRAGLKHPATLASEDSHPETAPLSFGY; translated from the coding sequence ATGACCAGCCTAGAGCTCGCGCGGTGGCAGTTCGGAATCACCACGGTCTATCACTTCATCTTCGTCCCTCTCACCATCGGGCTCGCCCCGCTCGTCGCGCTGCTCCAGACGCTCTGGGTCGTGACCCGGAAGCCGGGGTGGCTCCGGCTGACGCGGCTCTTCGGCAAGCTCTTCCTGATCAACTTCGCGCTCGGCGTGGTGACGGGCATCGTCCAGGAGTTCCAGTTTGGAATGAACTGGAGCGAGTACGCGCGCTTCGTGGGGGACGTGTTCGGCGCTCCGCTCGCGATGGAAGCGCTGGCGGCCTTCTTCATCGAATCCACGTTCCTGGGGCTCTGGATCTTCGGCTGGAAGCAGCTGCCGCGCGCGCTGCACCTCGCCTCCATCTGGCTGGTGGCGTTCGCCGTGAACCTCTCAGCCTATTTCATCCTCGCGGCCAACTCCTTCATGCAGCACCCCGTCGGGGCGCGTTTCAATCCCGCCACCGGGCGCGCGGAGATGACGGACATCCTGGCGGTGTTGACCAACAACACGGTGCTCGTGGCCTTCCCCCACACGGTGACCTCCGCCTTCCTGGTCGCGGGCACCTTCGTGGCGGGCGTCTGCGGCTGGCTGATGGTGCGCTCGAGCCAGTCGGGTGAAGCGGCGGCGGCCCAGACCTTTCGCGGCGGGCTCAGGCTCGGCCTGGTCACCGTCATCGTGTCCGGTATCGGCGTGGCGGTGAGCGGGGATGCCCAGGCGAAGCTGATGTTCGAGCAGCAGCCCATGAAGATGGCCGCGGCTGAAGCGCTCTGCGACGGACGCGCCGGGGCGCCCTTCTCCCTGCTCGCGGTGGGAGACCTGAACAACGACTGCCGGGGCGTGCGCCACCTGCTGGAGATTCCCGGCCTCACGTCCTACCTCGCGCGCGCGGATTTCCAGGCACCGCTCGAGGGCGTCAATGACGTCCAGAAACGCTACGAGGAGCGCTACGGGGCGGGTCCGGACTATGCGCCCAACCTCGCCGTCACCTACTGGTCCTTCCGCTTGATGATTGGCCTGGGCGTGGGAAGCGCGGCGCTGGCCCTGTTCGGGTTCTGGCTCACGCGCGGAGGCGTGGCGAGCAACTCGGAGCGGTTTGCCCGGCTCAGCCTCGCGGCGCTGCCCACCCCGTTCCTCGCGTGTTCCTTCGGCTGGATCTTCACCGAGATGGGACGGCAACCCTGGCTGGTGGCGCCCAACCCCACCGGGGTGGACGCGCTTCGCCTGCTGACGGCCAGCGGCGTGTCCACCGCCGTTTCCCCCGCCATGGTCTGGACGACGCTGATTGGCTTCACCTGCGTCTACGGCGCGCTGGCGGCGGTCTGGTTCTACCTGATGCGGCATTTCGTCCGGGCGGGTCTGAAACATCCGGCGACCCTCGCGAGCGAGGACAGCCATCCTGAAACCGCGCCGCTGTCGTTTGGCTACTGA
- a CDS encoding DUF1552 domain-containing protein, whose translation MFSRRTVLKGMAAGLFAPYFHDVYAQSSALPARVVLVLECNGVYPRALLSTGTRAALGGRANTSDRLFWDAYKDTPLVREGDNLASAISLGPLAASSGNLDLVNRSAVLLGLSNLIAGGGHSSGTGGLSCAVNGAGATFDAVIAPRLRRGAPFDVLRLGTSSARVSIVYETCALGPRKPAGIIVNPSLAFDSTFGSLLGGSTNGRDRKMLFDFALADSRKALAEFKGNSNERLKLERYLSSLESLRTREDQLAGMADRVRPYLPLAPKDNPLLTGAGSPPDSLKWFEAQFQIATAALLGGLTNTVVLATGTSGFDVAYGPDVSDVPRHSLQHGLDAGQNWERVAEVTRRHVQLVANLARTLAATPEVGASGSMLDHTAIVFMSDNGEQHHSTSREWPKLVVGGNALGLKTDGRTVVYPKYDAPRNRQVSNLFNTLGHAFGDADFNTFGQEGSTRIAPGPLSELYG comes from the coding sequence ATGTTCTCGCGACGAACCGTCCTGAAGGGCATGGCCGCCGGCCTCTTCGCGCCCTACTTCCACGACGTCTACGCCCAGTCGTCAGCGTTGCCGGCGCGCGTGGTGCTGGTCCTCGAGTGCAATGGCGTCTACCCCCGCGCGCTCCTGAGCACGGGCACCCGCGCGGCGCTGGGGGGACGCGCCAACACCTCCGACCGCCTCTTCTGGGACGCGTACAAGGACACGCCGCTGGTGCGTGAGGGCGACAATCTCGCCAGCGCGATCAGTCTCGGGCCGCTGGCGGCGTCTTCCGGCAACCTCGACCTGGTGAACCGCTCCGCCGTGCTGCTGGGGCTCTCGAACCTCATCGCGGGCGGCGGGCACTCCAGCGGGACGGGCGGGCTGAGCTGCGCGGTGAACGGCGCGGGCGCGACCTTCGACGCGGTGATCGCACCTCGCCTGCGCCGGGGTGCACCGTTCGACGTGCTGCGCCTGGGCACCAGCTCCGCGCGCGTGTCGATCGTGTACGAAACCTGCGCGCTCGGACCCCGCAAGCCCGCGGGCATCATCGTCAACCCGTCGCTCGCGTTCGACAGCACCTTCGGCTCGCTGCTCGGCGGCTCGACGAATGGGCGCGATCGCAAGATGCTCTTCGACTTCGCGCTGGCCGACTCGCGCAAGGCGCTGGCGGAGTTCAAGGGCAACTCCAACGAGCGGCTGAAACTGGAGCGCTACCTCTCCTCGCTCGAGTCGCTGCGCACGCGGGAGGATCAGCTCGCGGGCATGGCGGACCGCGTGCGGCCCTACCTGCCGCTGGCGCCGAAGGACAACCCGCTCCTCACCGGCGCGGGCTCACCGCCCGACTCGCTGAAGTGGTTCGAGGCGCAGTTCCAGATCGCCACGGCGGCCCTCCTGGGCGGGCTGACGAACACGGTCGTGCTGGCGACGGGCACCTCGGGCTTCGACGTGGCCTACGGCCCGGACGTGAGCGACGTCCCGCGACACAGCTTGCAGCATGGCCTGGATGCGGGGCAGAACTGGGAGCGCGTCGCCGAGGTCACCCGCCGCCACGTGCAGCTGGTGGCGAACCTGGCGAGGACGCTGGCCGCCACGCCCGAGGTCGGCGCGAGCGGCTCGATGCTGGATCACACGGCGATCGTCTTCATGTCCGACAACGGCGAGCAGCACCACTCCACCTCGCGTGAGTGGCCGAAGCTCGTGGTGGGCGGCAACGCGCTGGGCCTGAAGACCGACGGGCGCACGGTCGTGTACCCGAAGTACGACGCGCCCCGGAACCGGCAGGTCTCCAACCTCTTCAACACGCTCGGCCACGCGTTCGGAGACGCGGACTTCAACACCTTCGGGCAGGAGGGCAGCACGCGCATCGCGCCGGGACCGCTGAGCGAGCTGTATGGCTGA
- the cydD gene encoding thiol reductant ABC exporter subunit CydD, producing the protein MKPLDPKLLRHAGAARRYVLLTAGLGLGMVALTVLQARGLARLLGHAREVAGGHGRLLLWLGGVWLLRAALAGLQEWTGKRSAHRVIAQLREGLLTRLASGSEGGRASAGGVAQVELATRGLDALQPYLEGYVPQLLLTALATPALLVCVWRADPVSAALMAGSLPLIPLFMVLVGRFTREATARQLASMQQLSARVLDLITGLATLRALGRQRGAAAQVLRLSEAHARTTLQALRRAFLSSFVLELIATLSIASVAVGIGLRLLEGAMPLETGLFVLLIAPEVYAPLRQVGALFHASAEGAEAAAQAIARLEAPQPAHGTLAAPPLTSGTLELRDVSVATRDVGRRAPEGLSFVLPLGQGRILGLRGESGAGKSTALAVVLGLLPPTCGGVFLRPEGAAALALGSLDLTTYWAQLAWLPQRLHLEPGTVRESVCRGRVIPASALSAAAEATGFDVVAARLPEGWDTRLGRDGQGLSLGQRQRLALTRILAGDERLLLLDEPTAHLDEASEQRVLEALKQRARQGTTLLLVSHRARTLAIADDVLTLHSHAASLDTLAEAA; encoded by the coding sequence ATGAAGCCGCTCGACCCGAAGCTCCTGCGGCACGCGGGCGCCGCGCGGCGCTACGTGCTGCTCACCGCGGGCCTGGGGCTCGGGATGGTCGCGCTCACGGTCCTGCAAGCGCGGGGGCTGGCCCGGCTGCTGGGGCATGCACGCGAGGTGGCCGGGGGCCATGGAAGGCTCCTGCTCTGGCTCGGCGGCGTGTGGCTGCTGCGCGCGGCCCTGGCGGGGCTCCAGGAATGGACGGGGAAGCGGAGCGCGCACCGGGTCATCGCGCAGCTGCGGGAAGGACTGCTCACGCGGCTGGCGTCCGGCTCGGAGGGGGGGCGCGCTTCGGCGGGCGGGGTGGCGCAGGTGGAGCTCGCGACCCGTGGGCTGGACGCGCTCCAGCCCTATCTCGAAGGCTACGTACCGCAGCTGCTGCTCACGGCGCTCGCGACACCGGCCCTGCTCGTCTGCGTGTGGCGCGCGGATCCGGTCTCCGCGGCCTTGATGGCGGGCTCGCTGCCGCTCATCCCGCTCTTCATGGTCCTGGTGGGCCGCTTCACGCGCGAGGCCACGGCGCGGCAGCTCGCGAGCATGCAGCAGCTGAGCGCGCGGGTGCTGGACCTCATCACCGGGCTCGCCACGCTCCGGGCACTCGGCCGGCAGCGCGGCGCCGCGGCCCAGGTCCTGCGGCTGAGTGAGGCGCACGCGCGCACCACGCTCCAGGCGCTGCGGCGGGCCTTCCTCTCCAGCTTCGTGCTCGAGCTGATCGCCACGCTCTCCATCGCCAGCGTGGCGGTGGGGATTGGCCTGCGGCTGCTCGAAGGGGCGATGCCGCTGGAGACGGGCCTCTTCGTGCTGCTGATCGCGCCAGAGGTCTATGCGCCGCTGCGCCAGGTGGGCGCGCTCTTCCACGCGTCCGCGGAGGGAGCCGAGGCGGCGGCGCAGGCCATCGCGCGGCTCGAAGCCCCCCAGCCCGCACACGGCACGCTCGCCGCGCCACCGCTCACCTCCGGGACGCTGGAGCTGCGGGACGTCTCGGTCGCCACGCGCGACGTCGGGCGCCGCGCACCGGAGGGGCTCTCGTTCGTGCTGCCGTTGGGGCAGGGACGCATCCTCGGGTTGCGAGGGGAGAGCGGCGCGGGCAAGAGCACGGCCCTGGCGGTGGTGCTCGGGCTCCTGCCGCCCACGTGCGGTGGCGTCTTCCTGCGGCCCGAAGGCGCGGCGGCGCTCGCGCTCGGGTCGCTCGACCTGACGACGTACTGGGCCCAGCTCGCGTGGCTGCCTCAGCGGCTCCACCTGGAGCCTGGCACGGTGCGCGAGAGCGTCTGTCGGGGGCGCGTGATTCCGGCCTCCGCCCTTTCGGCCGCCGCGGAGGCCACCGGCTTCGATGTCGTCGCCGCGCGGCTGCCCGAAGGCTGGGACACGCGCTTGGGGCGTGACGGGCAGGGCCTCTCGCTGGGGCAGCGGCAGCGGCTGGCGCTCACCCGGATCCTCGCGGGCGACGAGCGGCTGCTGCTGCTCGACGAGCCCACGGCGCATCTGGATGAGGCCTCCGAGCAGCGCGTCCTCGAAGCGCTGAAGCAGCGCGCCCGGCAGGGGACGACCCTCCTCCTGGTCAGCCACCGCGCGCGGACGCTGGCCATCGCGGACGACGTCCTCACGCTCCACTCGCACGCGGCATCCCTGGACACCCTCGCGGAGGCCGCATGA
- the cydC gene encoding thiol reductant ABC exporter subunit CydC, with translation MSHHPLRQVLPELGLRPRTVGFAVALGTASLFASTALGALSAWLIARAAEMPPVLDLTLAIVGVRALGLSRAGLRYAHRLVAHELALGGVARLRARLVDALARGPLPRVLGLKRGDLVARLGGDVDAVGEAVIRSLVPMAIAAGVGVGSVALLAFFLPAAAGALAVSLAVAGGVAPWMNARALALAEKASSATRSHQLSTALELLEGAAEWRVSGRAPVLLGVLREDDLRLERLCARAARWTAAATFLLHGAWSASVGAALVLGFAALERGALSQVELCVVVLVPLGAFEALQSMPAALTQLLRSTEAALRLLPFLETPEAETPAAALPSPVLGGHLRAEGLACGWPGRSAAVSGIDLTVLQGRSLALTGPSGSGKTTLLLSLAGHLPPKEGRVMLGGVPLEDVSEQRRVELLHCSTEDAHLFDTTLRENLRVVRATLTDDEAIAALRKAGLGEWYARQPRGLDTPLGRGGEAISGGERRRVLLARAWLSEAPWLLLDEPTEHLDPRTAARVMRDLDGMKAHGRGLVVVTHDADVARALDSVHALAPA, from the coding sequence ATGAGCCACCATCCCTTGCGCCAGGTGCTGCCGGAACTCGGGCTGCGTCCCCGCACGGTGGGCTTCGCGGTCGCGCTCGGGACGGCCTCGCTCTTCGCCTCGACGGCGCTGGGCGCGTTGTCCGCGTGGCTGATCGCGCGCGCCGCCGAGATGCCGCCGGTGCTCGACCTCACGCTCGCCATCGTCGGCGTGCGGGCCCTGGGGCTTTCTCGCGCGGGCCTCCGCTACGCCCACCGGCTCGTCGCGCACGAACTGGCCCTGGGGGGCGTGGCGCGGCTGAGGGCCAGGCTGGTGGACGCGCTCGCGCGGGGGCCGCTTCCCCGGGTCCTCGGCCTCAAGCGCGGAGACCTCGTCGCGAGGCTCGGCGGTGACGTGGACGCGGTGGGCGAGGCGGTCATCCGCTCGCTCGTGCCCATGGCCATCGCGGCCGGTGTCGGCGTGGGCAGCGTCGCGCTGCTCGCCTTCTTCCTCCCGGCGGCGGCCGGGGCCCTGGCCGTGAGCCTGGCCGTCGCGGGGGGCGTGGCGCCCTGGATGAATGCGCGCGCGCTGGCCCTCGCGGAGAAGGCATCGTCGGCGACCCGGTCGCATCAGCTGTCCACCGCCCTGGAGCTGCTCGAGGGCGCGGCGGAGTGGAGGGTTTCGGGGCGAGCGCCGGTCTTGCTTGGAGTCCTGCGCGAGGATGACCTTCGCCTGGAGCGCCTCTGCGCGCGGGCCGCTCGCTGGACCGCCGCCGCGACCTTCCTGCTGCATGGCGCGTGGAGCGCGAGCGTAGGGGCGGCGCTCGTCCTCGGCTTCGCGGCGCTCGAACGCGGAGCGCTCTCCCAGGTGGAGCTCTGTGTCGTCGTGCTCGTGCCGCTCGGGGCGTTCGAGGCCCTCCAGTCCATGCCCGCGGCGCTGACCCAGTTGCTGCGCTCGACCGAGGCGGCCCTGCGGCTGCTTCCGTTCCTCGAGACGCCCGAGGCGGAGACTCCGGCCGCCGCGCTTCCATCTCCCGTGCTGGGGGGCCACCTGCGCGCGGAGGGGCTCGCGTGCGGCTGGCCGGGCCGGAGCGCCGCCGTCTCGGGCATCGACCTCACCGTGCTGCAGGGCAGGTCGCTCGCCCTCACCGGGCCCAGCGGGAGCGGGAAGACGACGCTGCTGCTCAGCCTCGCGGGGCACCTCCCTCCGAAGGAGGGGAGGGTGATGCTCGGCGGGGTCCCGCTCGAGGACGTGAGCGAGCAGCGTCGAGTGGAGCTGCTGCACTGCTCGACCGAGGATGCGCACCTCTTCGACACCACCCTGCGAGAGAACCTCCGGGTCGTGCGCGCGACGCTCACCGACGACGAGGCCATCGCGGCGCTGCGCAAGGCGGGCCTGGGGGAATGGTACGCGCGGCAGCCGCGGGGGCTCGACACGCCCCTGGGCCGCGGAGGCGAGGCCATCTCGGGAGGCGAGAGGCGGCGTGTCCTCCTCGCGCGCGCCTGGCTCTCGGAGGCCCCCTGGCTCCTGCTCGATGAGCCCACCGAGCATCTCGATCCGCGCACCGCGGCCCGTGTGATGCGAGACCTCGACGGGATGAAGGCACATGGGCGCGGCCTGGTGGTCGTCACGCATGACGCGGACGTGGCGCGCGCGCTGGACAGCGTCCATGCACTCGCGCCGGCCTGA